The following proteins are co-located in the Echinicola sp. 20G genome:
- a CDS encoding RagB/SusD family nutrient uptake outer membrane protein codes for MKKTNRYINSSNYLLLITLVLASFGCKEDWLDPKPLSFYAPENTFNEKSGLWSAITACERNLRGEFTGDAPPILTEHIFTEVAVEGTTDKSGPAQDLNKLITPDANLSSDNTNRIGWYWYEGFKGIKYANVVISRIDEPEDYDSEAERNHILGTAYFHRALRYYRLTQQFGDVPLILEEINSPKLDFYSTDKNVILRKIKEDLEFAEEWVPEYMDRGQAPKGAIQHLLIKVNLALAEFDDAIAVADRLIDEGPYSLMTERFGNVSAYPNKDVVWDLHRPENKSLTANREAIFMIMDRYNVDGNTNGTYSMRQALPHWASNINTPNGNKGTYDRPGVEIDLVSNYGRGIGRLRGTWYHQETIWDDDKDLRHAPGNWMRMEDFVYNNPDLKGVDPYYGQPLQMRNDEGVLLTNDTIRRWFDWPHYKLYIPDYESVQPVGGQSDWYIFRLAESYLLRSEAHYWKGNLTAAAADINAVRTRAGCDPYSAAQVNIGTVLDERARELYYEEPRKTELSRIAYIFAMTGKVAYNGKTYSVDNFSEENFYFDRVIEKSDFYNKGVYTVYGETYTMSPYHVYWPIPANAINSNTKGHINQNEGYQGAETNIPPLTTIEE; via the coding sequence ATGAAAAAGACTAATCGATATATAAATTCTAGTAATTACTTATTACTAATTACTTTGGTCCTAGCTTCTTTTGGCTGTAAAGAGGACTGGTTAGATCCCAAGCCTTTGTCCTTCTATGCGCCGGAAAACACCTTCAATGAGAAAAGTGGTCTTTGGTCGGCCATTACAGCCTGTGAAAGGAACCTTAGGGGAGAATTTACTGGGGATGCGCCTCCAATACTCACAGAACATATTTTTACTGAGGTAGCTGTGGAGGGTACTACAGACAAATCTGGCCCAGCCCAAGATTTGAATAAACTGATTACCCCAGATGCCAATCTAAGCAGTGACAACACCAACCGAATTGGATGGTACTGGTATGAAGGCTTCAAAGGAATCAAGTATGCCAATGTAGTGATATCCAGAATTGATGAACCAGAGGACTATGATTCCGAAGCGGAACGAAACCACATTTTAGGCACGGCCTACTTTCACCGGGCCTTACGGTATTACCGGCTAACCCAACAATTTGGGGATGTCCCATTGATCCTTGAGGAAATCAATTCACCAAAACTGGATTTCTATTCTACTGATAAAAATGTCATCCTTAGAAAGATTAAAGAAGATCTTGAGTTTGCTGAAGAATGGGTACCGGAATACATGGATCGAGGCCAGGCTCCAAAAGGGGCTATTCAGCATCTTTTGATCAAAGTAAACTTGGCCTTGGCAGAATTTGATGATGCCATTGCAGTAGCAGATCGACTTATCGATGAGGGACCTTATTCCCTTATGACTGAACGTTTTGGTAATGTCAGCGCATACCCCAATAAGGATGTGGTATGGGATCTACACCGTCCAGAAAATAAGTCCCTTACCGCAAACCGTGAAGCGATCTTTATGATAATGGACCGGTACAATGTAGATGGAAATACCAATGGTACTTATTCCATGCGTCAAGCTTTGCCCCATTGGGCCTCCAATATCAATACGCCAAACGGAAACAAGGGAACCTATGACAGGCCTGGAGTGGAAATTGATCTTGTATCGAACTATGGTAGGGGAATCGGAAGACTGAGAGGCACTTGGTATCATCAGGAAACTATCTGGGATGATGATAAGGATTTACGACACGCCCCAGGAAACTGGATGAGAATGGAAGATTTTGTATACAATAACCCTGACCTAAAAGGTGTGGACCCTTACTATGGACAACCCCTCCAAATGCGTAACGATGAAGGGGTATTATTGACAAACGATACGATAAGAAGATGGTTTGATTGGCCACATTATAAACTGTACATACCAGACTACGAAAGTGTACAGCCAGTTGGTGGGCAAAGTGACTGGTATATCTTCCGTTTGGCAGAATCTTATCTCCTACGTAGTGAAGCACACTATTGGAAAGGAAACCTAACTGCCGCAGCCGCAGACATCAATGCTGTCAGAACAAGGGCTGGATGCGACCCTTACTCAGCAGCACAGGTCAACATCGGAACAGTTTTGGACGAGCGTGCTAGAGAGCTATATTATGAAGAACCTCGAAAAACGGAGCTTTCAAGGATCGCATACATCTTCGCCATGACTGGAAAAGTAGCTTATAATGGAAAGACCTATAGTGTGGATAATTTCTCGGAGGAGAACTTTTATTTTGACCGCGTAATCGAAAAAAGTGACTTTTACAATAAGGGAGTTTACACAGTATATGGAGAGACTTACACCATGAGCCCATACCATGTATATTGGCCCATCCCAGCAAATGCCATTAATTCCAATACCAAAGGACATATTAACCAAAACGAGGGATATCAAGGCGCAGAAACCAATATTCCTCCCTTAACTACAATTGAAGAATAG
- a CDS encoding DUF1080 domain-containing protein produces the protein MKNKIMLLTGICSVLLMVCAFQIKNDQHHNESKWTKLFDGKSFNGWKVLGGEADFVIEDGAIVGISKVNTPNTFLCTEKTYSNFILELDLKIEDETSNSGVMIRGQYDSTRNRIYGYQVEADAKERAWSGGIYDESRRGWLYPLSLNPNARKAFHLGEYNRYRIEVIGREIKTWVNGVPVAYLVDETDQKGNIGLQVHNILDVKAHEGRKTYFKNIRIQTENLTPLPFEPGHFVVSTVDNTLTDYEIQDGWKLLFTGHNSLGWSDVDLQGFPKEGWIIENGELSIMESDGSESMTYGNIVTLEQYAAFDLSFQFKLSKGANSGLKYFVTLEEKTEGSAIGLEYQILDDKVHPDAIKGKNGNRTLASLYDLIPSKKQYTKRIGEWNQGRIVVHPNNHVEHYLNGTKVLEYDRGSNEFQDLVSGSKYKGWKNFGQAPKGHLLLQDHGNHVSYKSIKIKKLD, from the coding sequence ATGAAAAATAAGATAATGCTGCTGACGGGAATTTGCAGTGTATTGTTAATGGTATGTGCATTCCAAATAAAAAACGACCAACATCATAATGAATCTAAATGGACGAAATTATTTGATGGAAAATCCTTCAATGGCTGGAAAGTACTTGGTGGCGAAGCCGATTTTGTAATAGAGGACGGTGCCATTGTAGGTATTTCAAAAGTAAACACTCCCAATACCTTTTTATGTACGGAAAAGACCTATTCCAATTTTATTCTAGAGTTGGATCTGAAAATAGAGGATGAAACGAGCAACTCCGGCGTAATGATTCGTGGACAATACGATTCAACCCGAAACCGAATCTATGGTTATCAGGTAGAAGCAGATGCCAAAGAAAGAGCTTGGTCAGGGGGAATCTATGATGAATCCAGAAGGGGCTGGTTATATCCCCTATCCCTAAATCCAAATGCCCGTAAGGCCTTTCACCTGGGAGAATACAATAGGTACAGGATTGAGGTAATTGGCAGAGAAATAAAAACATGGGTCAATGGAGTTCCTGTGGCCTATTTAGTTGATGAAACGGACCAAAAAGGAAACATAGGCCTACAGGTACATAATATTTTAGACGTGAAAGCGCATGAAGGCAGAAAGACCTATTTTAAAAATATCAGAATCCAGACAGAAAACCTCACCCCGCTCCCATTTGAACCCGGTCATTTTGTGGTAAGCACTGTAGATAACACCCTGACCGATTATGAGATACAAGATGGATGGAAGTTACTTTTTACGGGCCACAATTCACTGGGGTGGAGTGATGTGGATCTCCAAGGATTCCCAAAAGAAGGGTGGATCATTGAGAATGGTGAGCTCAGTATTATGGAGTCTGATGGAAGTGAATCAATGACTTATGGTAATATAGTAACTCTAGAACAATATGCTGCCTTTGACTTGTCTTTTCAGTTTAAATTAAGCAAAGGGGCCAATTCTGGACTTAAATACTTTGTTACGTTAGAGGAGAAAACCGAAGGATCAGCAATTGGGTTGGAATACCAAATTCTGGATGATAAGGTACATCCTGATGCAATTAAAGGGAAAAATGGTAACCGAACACTCGCCTCTCTATATGACTTGATTCCTTCCAAAAAGCAATACACTAAAAGAATCGGTGAGTGGAATCAAGGAAGAATTGTAGTACACCCCAATAATCACGTGGAGCATTACCTAAATGGAACTAAAGTTCTTGAATACGACAGGGGCTCCAATGAATTTCAGGATTTGGTTTCAGGATCCAAATATAAGGGTTGGAAAAATTTTGGCCAAGCTCCTAAAGGCCATCTACTTCTTCAGGATCATGGAAACCATGTCAGTTATAAGAGTATTAAAATCAAAAAGCTAGACTAA
- a CDS encoding gamma-glutamylcyclotransferase, which produces MNLVFVYGTLLKETTHAIPKLFHQKSVFVTEAFTYGKLFQVSYYPGLVLTPPSLDKVYGQVFRISEIEKVLLALDKYEEAGPSFPYPQEYKRTMITVYDLQSSEPMKCWAYLYNLPTENLEQIVTGKFTQR; this is translated from the coding sequence ATGAACTTGGTTTTTGTTTATGGAACGCTTTTAAAGGAAACTACACATGCTATCCCAAAACTCTTTCACCAGAAAAGCGTTTTTGTGACAGAAGCATTCACTTACGGAAAACTATTTCAAGTATCCTATTATCCTGGCCTTGTTTTAACCCCTCCTAGTCTTGACAAAGTCTATGGTCAGGTCTTCCGCATATCAGAAATAGAAAAGGTATTGCTGGCTTTGGACAAATATGAAGAAGCAGGGCCTTCCTTCCCCTATCCTCAGGAATATAAAAGAACCATGATAACAGTTTATGATTTACAATCTTCAGAGCCAATGAAATGTTGGGCTTACTTATACAACTTACCCACGGAAAACTTGGAGCAAATCGTTACAGGGAAATTCACTCAACGGTAA
- a CDS encoding Gfo/Idh/MocA family protein, giving the protein MKNKQINYRREFIKKSALTTVGLSSLGAIGFSAKSYARILGANERLNVAVCGLGRRLGAFYSPLSQKQSNVNLLYLCDVMQSQREKAAQNFSKRLDYVPKLEQNIFNVIEDREVDVLINATPDHWHAPGTWRAVEAGKHVYVEKPCSHNPREGELLVEYKNKYGKVIQMGNQQRSSLQSIEIIQEIHNGIIGKAYKATAFYSTARGRVPNPVKAAPPKGLDWDLFQGPSPRKEYMHDTWNYNWHWYGWDFGTGETGNNGTHEIDIARWALDVDFPHRVEVDSGKYHFVDDGWTMYDTMDAVFKFKENKTIQWDGKSRNQMNTYGGERGTIIYGTEGSVFVDRNGYKLFDREGKLVRKNIGNGTESGTALGGGGNISTSHVINFFEAVRGKQTSNSPIEEGAKSVLLCHLANIASRTGEVLECDPKNGHILNSKTARKLWSREYQKGYEPTL; this is encoded by the coding sequence ATGAAAAATAAACAAATTAATTATAGAAGAGAATTTATAAAAAAATCAGCCCTTACCACCGTTGGCTTAAGTTCTTTGGGTGCAATTGGTTTCAGTGCTAAAAGCTATGCCCGGATTCTAGGAGCCAATGAAAGGTTGAATGTAGCTGTATGCGGTTTGGGAAGAAGACTTGGAGCATTTTACAGCCCCCTTAGCCAGAAGCAATCCAACGTGAATTTATTATACCTATGCGATGTCATGCAATCCCAAAGGGAAAAGGCCGCTCAAAATTTTTCCAAAAGATTGGATTATGTTCCCAAATTGGAGCAAAATATTTTTAATGTCATCGAGGATAGAGAAGTAGATGTATTAATCAATGCAACCCCGGACCATTGGCATGCTCCTGGTACATGGAGAGCAGTAGAAGCAGGAAAACATGTCTATGTGGAGAAGCCCTGTAGTCATAATCCAAGAGAGGGAGAGTTATTGGTAGAATATAAAAATAAGTATGGGAAAGTTATTCAAATGGGTAACCAACAGCGTTCATCCTTACAGAGTATTGAGATTATTCAGGAAATTCATAATGGTATAATAGGTAAAGCCTATAAAGCCACTGCATTTTATTCCACAGCAAGAGGCAGAGTTCCAAACCCCGTAAAAGCAGCACCTCCAAAAGGATTGGACTGGGATTTATTTCAAGGTCCATCTCCTCGAAAAGAATACATGCACGATACTTGGAACTATAATTGGCATTGGTATGGCTGGGATTTTGGCACTGGTGAAACAGGCAATAATGGCACTCACGAAATCGATATTGCTAGATGGGCACTGGATGTTGATTTCCCCCATCGCGTGGAAGTTGACTCAGGTAAATATCATTTTGTGGATGATGGGTGGACCATGTATGATACCATGGATGCAGTATTTAAGTTTAAAGAAAATAAAACAATCCAATGGGATGGAAAAAGTCGAAACCAAATGAATACTTATGGTGGAGAACGTGGAACCATAATTTATGGAACAGAAGGTTCAGTTTTTGTAGATAGAAATGGATATAAATTATTTGATAGAGAGGGAAAGTTGGTAAGGAAAAATATTGGAAATGGCACAGAGTCAGGAACTGCCCTGGGTGGTGGTGGGAATATTTCCACAAGCCATGTCATTAATTTTTTTGAGGCAGTTCGAGGAAAACAAACATCTAACTCTCCCATTGAAGAGGGGGCAAAAAGTGTGTTATTGTGTCATTTGGCAAACATTGCCTCAAGAACCGGAGAAGTACTGGAATGTGACCCAAAAAATGGACATATCTTAAACAGTAAAACGGCCAGGAAATTATGGTCAAGGGAATACCAAAAGGGCTATGAGCCAACCCTATAA
- a CDS encoding FecR family protein, with protein sequence MDYNQRIKDFYEGKLSRDQVLEFLEFLESPEAEEHLSIEVISLWISKIKNSKYKWDNRAVWGRIQKGMKGYPKSFIQKSIEPTNFIKEHLWKAAILVFMIGLTTLFFVRNPKNFLSHPALEETLFVTKVNPRGEKTKVTLEDGSVVYLNSESSITYAENFRENRKIQLEGEAFFEVTKDQDHPFSVDAKGIITTALGTSFNISTFNKQQKVTVTLVTGKVKLNQKGKSAFLELQPGEESHLSIYEKEMEKYTVSVSDRILWTKGILKFDMSSFQEMVEILERWYGVDISFEGTPNNIKASGEFDQQESLRNVLEVMSKSLEFDFELHNKSVKINFK encoded by the coding sequence ATGGATTACAATCAGCGCATCAAGGATTTTTACGAAGGGAAACTATCACGGGATCAGGTACTGGAATTTTTAGAATTTCTAGAAAGTCCTGAGGCAGAAGAGCACCTTTCCATCGAAGTCATTTCTTTGTGGATTTCAAAAATCAAGAATTCAAAATATAAATGGGACAATCGTGCTGTTTGGGGAAGAATACAAAAAGGCATGAAAGGGTACCCCAAATCATTTATTCAAAAAAGTATCGAACCAACCAACTTTATAAAGGAGCACTTATGGAAGGCAGCGATTTTAGTGTTTATGATTGGTTTGACCACTTTGTTTTTTGTCCGAAATCCTAAGAATTTTCTTTCACACCCGGCTCTGGAGGAAACATTATTTGTTACCAAAGTCAATCCTCGTGGGGAAAAGACAAAGGTTACCTTGGAAGATGGGTCGGTTGTTTATTTGAACTCTGAAAGCAGTATTACCTATGCAGAGAACTTTAGAGAAAACCGTAAAATCCAATTAGAAGGAGAAGCATTTTTTGAGGTAACAAAAGATCAGGACCACCCCTTCTCAGTAGATGCCAAAGGGATTATTACCACAGCCTTAGGTACCTCGTTCAACATTTCCACATTCAATAAGCAACAAAAAGTGACAGTAACTTTAGTGACAGGAAAGGTAAAACTGAATCAAAAGGGAAAATCCGCATTTCTGGAGCTGCAGCCAGGGGAAGAGTCCCATCTTTCCATTTATGAGAAGGAGATGGAAAAATACACCGTTTCGGTCTCAGACCGAATACTTTGGACCAAAGGAATTTTAAAATTTGACATGTCCTCCTTTCAGGAAATGGTAGAAATTCTGGAGCGTTGGTATGGGGTTGATATATCGTTTGAGGGAACGCCCAATAACATTAAAGCTTCAGGAGAATTTGACCAACAAGAATCTCTTAGAAATGTATTGGAAGTAATGAGCAAGTCATTGGAGTTTGATTTTGAACTCCATAATAAATCTGTAAAAATAAACTTCAAATAA
- a CDS encoding SusC/RagA family TonB-linked outer membrane protein, translated as MKKILPLIVMSIKLLARGCAILCLTVAPLFAKTSNAQIKGIDEVFIELNGEPKTITQFFKEIERHSEFKFFYNHETLKSHSSIQYLRGKGTVEDHLYEVAKQTGLRFRQINNSISVIINNDDHAQLITKKFDFQKISGVVKDEFGDPMPGVSILIKGTTTGTVTGVDGSYSLEAAEGQILQFSFIGYERKEFTVGSATILDVELTPTDSNLEEFVVIGYGTASKRDITGAVSSVKAERLTNENPNSVQDILRGNVAGLIVGMSTSAKGGGSLQIRGRTSLNAGSTPLIVVDGAIFYGDLADINPNDIESLEVLKDASAAAVFGAKAANGVIMIVTKRGKKGKPTINVNSNFGLATIASDQRTYEGTDFLDWRSDVYYSMNAASAEPYEFSDPRTMPSSINIDDWLAYDGSSGDPLDVWLRRIGLQPIEIQNYKEGKTVNWHDRIYQTGFRQDHTMSLSGRNENLSYYWSLGYTNNEGIVIGDEFETLRSRLNIDAKINNFLTVGMNTQFAIEDNSTVPVSTGQYRNLSPYASEYDEDGNLKYNPNDENNGGIHPHYDRQYIDRLNRESTINSTIYASLNLPWGFNFRTNFTPRLSFYEYYNHQSAEHATWGLEGGYASRRQRKTSYWQVDNILTWKKTFNDMHNFNATFLVNAEKYQSWDNTMSNNGFLPHDRLGYHNIGSGVLPVISSNDEYSTGDALMGRLLYNYGDKYSTTLSVRRDGYSAFGQSNPRATFYSAALAWVFTEENFINWNWLDFGKLRLSYGSNGNRDIGRYVALSDLSTNKYFYQNEAGELYPVSQLYVNRMSNPNLKWERTNSVNIGLDFSLFKGVLDGTMELYKMSTKDLLVERTLPDIVGFNWVYDNLGQVDNKGLELTINSTNINRGNFTWRTGFNFQLNRNEIVSLYGDLDEDGNELDDYSNGWFIGQAIDRIWNYETDGVWQLGEEDAAAEYQLEPGDYRLVDVNGDGKFSELDDKQFLGYSEPRYRWSLRNEFKYKNFDLSFMFYSYWGHESSFNLMKNRDSFLDLRNSYVAPYWTEENPNSEWARLSSDDGGIPFSVYRKKSFIRFENISLAYTLPKKMVERAKIENLRFYFNVRNLGYYAPDWNWFDPENSAPTPRYMTLGIDLTF; from the coding sequence ATGAAAAAAATATTACCGTTAATAGTTATGTCTATTAAACTATTGGCCAGGGGGTGTGCGATTCTTTGCCTCACTGTTGCTCCCTTATTCGCTAAAACTTCCAATGCCCAGATAAAAGGTATTGATGAAGTATTTATTGAACTAAATGGTGAACCAAAAACGATAACTCAGTTTTTTAAGGAAATAGAAAGACACTCCGAGTTTAAGTTTTTTTACAACCATGAAACCTTAAAGTCACACTCCTCTATTCAATACTTACGCGGTAAAGGGACAGTGGAGGATCACTTGTATGAAGTAGCCAAACAAACAGGCCTACGCTTCAGGCAAATAAACAATTCAATTTCAGTAATTATCAATAATGATGATCATGCACAGTTGATTACTAAGAAATTTGACTTTCAAAAAATATCCGGGGTTGTAAAAGATGAATTTGGAGACCCAATGCCTGGGGTATCCATTTTGATTAAGGGAACCACAACAGGAACAGTGACTGGTGTGGACGGCTCCTATTCATTAGAAGCTGCAGAAGGGCAAATTCTTCAATTCTCATTTATTGGATATGAAAGAAAGGAGTTCACAGTAGGTTCTGCTACTATACTTGACGTAGAGTTAACGCCAACTGACAGCAACTTAGAGGAGTTTGTAGTAATCGGATATGGAACAGCAAGTAAAAGGGACATTACCGGAGCAGTTTCTTCAGTAAAAGCTGAAAGATTGACCAATGAAAATCCTAATTCCGTTCAGGATATCCTCAGAGGAAACGTTGCTGGTTTAATTGTTGGGATGAGCACCTCAGCCAAAGGAGGAGGATCTCTTCAGATCAGGGGAAGAACATCTCTAAATGCAGGCAGCACTCCATTGATCGTGGTGGACGGTGCAATTTTTTATGGAGACCTAGCAGATATCAATCCCAATGATATTGAAAGTCTGGAAGTTTTGAAAGACGCCTCAGCTGCTGCAGTTTTCGGGGCCAAAGCGGCTAACGGAGTAATCATGATTGTGACCAAAAGAGGAAAAAAAGGCAAACCAACTATCAACGTCAATAGCAATTTTGGACTCGCAACCATTGCTTCAGACCAGAGGACTTATGAAGGCACCGATTTTTTGGACTGGAGATCGGATGTCTATTATTCCATGAATGCGGCCAGCGCAGAGCCCTATGAGTTTTCAGACCCAAGAACTATGCCTTCTTCCATCAACATTGATGATTGGTTAGCGTATGATGGCTCGAGTGGAGACCCATTGGATGTTTGGCTGAGAAGAATCGGGCTCCAGCCTATTGAAATACAAAACTATAAAGAAGGGAAAACCGTCAATTGGCATGACCGGATCTACCAAACTGGGTTTCGCCAAGACCATACCATGAGTTTATCAGGCAGAAATGAGAACCTTTCCTATTATTGGTCTTTGGGCTATACCAATAATGAAGGAATCGTGATCGGTGATGAATTTGAAACTTTGAGAAGTCGCTTGAATATTGATGCAAAGATCAACAATTTTTTGACTGTAGGCATGAACACCCAATTTGCCATTGAGGACAACAGCACCGTACCAGTATCCACCGGACAATACAGAAACCTATCTCCCTATGCAAGTGAATATGATGAGGACGGAAACCTGAAGTACAATCCCAATGATGAGAATAATGGCGGGATCCATCCCCACTATGACCGACAGTATATTGATAGACTAAATCGTGAATCCACTATCAACTCCACTATATATGCTTCATTAAATCTACCTTGGGGTTTTAACTTTCGGACCAATTTCACACCTAGATTATCTTTTTATGAATATTACAACCATCAGTCAGCCGAGCACGCCACTTGGGGTCTAGAAGGGGGCTATGCATCAAGAAGACAACGAAAAACATCCTACTGGCAAGTAGACAACATCCTTACCTGGAAGAAGACCTTTAATGATATGCATAATTTCAATGCAACATTTTTGGTGAATGCCGAGAAATACCAGAGTTGGGATAACACCATGAGCAACAATGGTTTTCTGCCCCATGACCGGTTAGGTTACCACAATATTGGTTCAGGAGTTTTGCCAGTGATTTCCAGCAATGATGAATACTCAACAGGTGATGCACTGATGGGACGGTTATTGTATAACTATGGAGACAAATATTCCACTACCCTATCGGTTCGCCGTGATGGTTATTCTGCTTTTGGCCAAAGCAACCCGAGAGCAACCTTCTATTCAGCTGCATTGGCCTGGGTTTTTACCGAAGAGAATTTCATCAATTGGAACTGGTTGGACTTCGGAAAACTAAGGCTTTCTTACGGGAGTAATGGAAACCGGGATATCGGCCGCTATGTAGCACTCTCCGATCTATCCACCAATAAGTACTTCTATCAGAATGAGGCGGGTGAGTTGTACCCAGTTAGTCAACTCTATGTAAACCGAATGAGCAACCCCAACCTAAAGTGGGAGCGGACCAATTCAGTTAATATTGGTTTGGATTTCTCGCTCTTCAAAGGGGTGCTGGATGGAACCATGGAATTATATAAAATGTCTACCAAAGACCTTTTGGTTGAAAGAACCCTTCCAGACATTGTAGGATTCAACTGGGTTTATGACAACTTGGGTCAAGTGGATAACAAAGGATTGGAATTGACCATCAACTCAACTAATATCAATAGGGGTAATTTTACATGGAGAACCGGGTTTAATTTTCAATTGAACAGAAATGAGATAGTCAGCTTGTATGGGGATCTGGATGAAGATGGTAATGAACTGGATGATTATTCAAATGGATGGTTTATCGGACAGGCCATTGACCGGATCTGGAATTATGAAACGGACGGTGTATGGCAATTGGGTGAAGAAGATGCAGCCGCTGAATACCAATTAGAACCAGGAGATTATAGATTGGTGGATGTCAACGGAGACGGTAAGTTCTCAGAACTGGATGATAAACAATTTTTAGGATACTCCGAGCCCAGATACAGGTGGAGCCTACGAAACGAATTTAAATACAAGAATTTTGACTTGTCCTTTATGTTTTATTCGTATTGGGGGCACGAATCCTCCTTTAACTTGATGAAAAACAGGGACAGTTTCTTGGATTTGAGAAACTCTTACGTCGCACCTTATTGGACAGAGGAAAACCCCAACAGTGAGTGGGCGCGATTATCCTCCGATGACGGAGGCATTCCTTTCAGCGTCTACCGTAAAAAATCGTTTATCCGATTCGAAAACATTTCCTTGGCCTACACCCTTCCGAAGAAAATGGTTGAAAGGGCCAAGATCGAAAACCTAAGGTTCTATTTCAATGTGAGAAACTTAGGGTACTATGCCCCAGATTGGAATTGGTTCGATCCTGAGAACAGTGCCCCAACCCCCCGCTACATGACTTTGGGTATTGACCTTACCTTTTAA
- a CDS encoding RNA polymerase sigma factor: MKKPNSKELQQLVRNISNGHEPSFEKLFQLFSEKIYHISRKMRLNHEDAEGIVQEVFLKIWKFRDRLDPNLSINAYMIAMVRSLVIKKTKKEARFFAFQEYQIPFTNEASYYGADDDMIYTEFHNLSMEIIERLTPAQREIFKLKHFENLSNDEIALKLNLSKRTVENQIFRATKSFKERLAKLEIVSTSIWIIAFKTIFNAFIK; encoded by the coding sequence TTGAAAAAACCAAATTCAAAAGAACTTCAGCAGTTGGTTCGAAACATTTCTAATGGACATGAGCCATCCTTTGAGAAGCTATTCCAGTTGTTTTCTGAGAAAATTTACCACATTTCTCGGAAGATGAGACTCAACCATGAAGATGCTGAAGGTATCGTGCAAGAAGTATTTTTAAAGATATGGAAGTTTAGGGACAGGCTTGACCCCAACCTATCGATCAATGCCTATATGATAGCGATGGTGCGCTCCCTGGTTATTAAAAAAACCAAAAAAGAAGCCCGTTTTTTTGCATTTCAAGAATATCAAATTCCATTTACCAATGAAGCCAGTTATTATGGAGCTGATGATGATATGATTTATACCGAATTCCATAATCTTTCCATGGAAATAATAGAGAGACTAACGCCAGCCCAGCGTGAAATTTTCAAACTGAAACATTTTGAAAACTTGTCCAATGATGAAATTGCTTTAAAACTAAATCTTTCAAAAAGAACTGTTGAAAATCAAATTTTCAGGGCTACTAAATCCTTTAAAGAAAGGCTTGCCAAGCTCGAAATCGTATCTACCAGTATATGGATAATCGCCTTTAAAACCATATTTAACGCTTTCATTAAGTAA